A window of the Xenopus laevis strain J_2021 chromosome 9_10L, Xenopus_laevis_v10.1, whole genome shotgun sequence genome harbors these coding sequences:
- the ptgis.L gene encoding prostacyclin synthase, with protein sequence MVWTGAFFLLLLILFISFCCRRFLHRTRQPNEPPLDHGSIPWLGYAFEFGKDAAKFISKMKEKHGDIFTIQVAGKFITILLDPHSYDAVVWAPSSHLDFGKYARMLMDRMFDVRLPPTGVTEEKTLLTSHFQSSNLTILTKSMFHNLNIILLNDRWLPDTEWKDQGLFEFVYGVMLRAGYLTLFGTESEPDTATCSAVRDLERSKEIYHEFRKLDQLLMKSARNTLSPGEKEEAALVKSRLQQLLSMKSHKGKCCKSSWFEYYQQHLEEIEATEDMQSRALVLQLWATQGNAGPATFWLVLYLLKHPEAMAAVQGEFQRIFPRNRQEKRHIEEMNQDLLDKMIILDNVLSETLRLTAAPFISREVLTDMSLKLADGQQYQLRRGDRLCLFPFVSPQMDPEVHQQPQVFQYNRFLKSDGTAKTEFYKNGRRLKYYNLPWGAGSNVCVGKKHAINSIKQFVCLLLFYFDFELKNPAEEIPEFDRTRYGFGLLQPERDIIFRYRRKA encoded by the exons ATGGTATGGACCGGTGCCTTCTTTCTGCTGCTCcttattctttttatttccttctgcTGCCGCCGATTTCTGCACAGAACCAG GCAGCCCAATGAGCCTCCGTTGGACCACGGTTCCATTCCCTGGCTGGGCTATGCTTTTGAATTTGGGAAAGATGCTGccaaatttatatcaaaaatgaaagaaaagcacGGGGACATATTTACA ATCCAAGTAGCTGGCAAGTTCATTACTATTTTACTGGATCCACATTCCTATGATGCAGTTGTCTGGGCCCCGAGCAGCCACCTGGATTTTGGGAAATACGCACGGATGTTGATGGACCGGATGTTTGATGTTAGACTGCCCCCCACTGGTGTGACTGAGGAGAAAACTTTACTGACATC GCACTTTCAAAGCTCTAATCTGACTATACTGACAAAATCCATGTTCCACAATCTCAATATCATCCTACTAAATGACAGATGGCTGCCAGACACTGAATGGAAGGACCAGGGATTATTTGAATTTGTTTATGGAGTGATGCTAAG AGCCGGTTACCTAACACTGTTCGGCACTGAATCGGAGCCGGACACCGCTACATGTTCTGCTGTGAGAGATCTCGAGCGCTCCAAGGAAATTTATCATGAATTTCGTAAACTGGATCAGCTGCTCATGAAGTCGGCGCGGAACACATTATCCCCAG gAGAAAAGGAAGAGGCTGCTTTGGTGAAGAGTCGCCTTCAGCAACTCCTTTCCATGAAGAGCCACAAAGGAAAATGCTGTAAAAGTTCTTGGTTTGAGTATTACCAGCAGCACCTGGAAGAAATAGAAGCGACCGAAGACATGCAGTCCAGAGCACTGGTCTTACAGCTATGGGCTACCCAG GGTAATGCCGGCCCAGCAACTTTTTGGCTTGTTCTGTATTTGCTGAAGCATCCTGAAGCCATGGCAGCTGTTCAAGGGGAATTTCAAAGAATATTTCCAAGGAACCGGCAAGAAAAAAGGCACATCGAAGAAATGAATCAGGATCTGCTGGATAAAATGATCATCCTGG ACAACGTATTAAGCGAGACCCTGAGGCTGACGGCAGCCCCCTTCATCTCCAGGGAAGTTCTCACCGACATGAGTTTGAAGCTTGCCGATGGGCAGCAGTACCAGCTCAGAAGAGGAGACAGACTCTGTCTCTTCCCATTCGTAAGTCCCCAGATGGACCCAGAGGTTCATCAGCAGCCCCAG GTCTTTCAGTACAACCGCTTCCTAAAATCAGATGGAACAGCGAAGACGGAGTTTTACAAAAACGGCAGAAGGCTGAAGTACTATAACCTGCCGTGGGGTGCGGGAAGCAATGTTTGCGTTGGGAAGAAGCATGCAATCAATAGCATCAAACA atttgtctgCCTCCTGCTTTTCTATTTTGATTTTGAACTAAAAAACCCTGCCGAGGAGATCCCAGAATTTGATCGCACCAGGTACGGATTTGGACTGTTACAGCCTGAACGTGACATCATCTTCCGATACAGGAGGAAAGCCTGA